The following are encoded in a window of Fulvia fulva chromosome 7, complete sequence genomic DNA:
- a CDS encoding Ubiquitin carboxyl-terminal hydrolase isozyme L3 produces MGADHLGCSKQTKQKLVVSPLHTDNRSPTTNMATTSARPGVHIREDGKKVLIPLENSPEVFTDLIHRLGISPELGFYDIYSIDEPDLLAMVPRPCHAIIFISPADVWHRVRDTHDTGSKELTYDGSGGDEPVIWFKQTIGNACGLYSLIHAVGNGSAQQFVQPGSLISKLLTEAEPLKPLPRADVLYNSEELEKAHMASAVKGDSKAPDAAERCGYHFITFVKGKDGQLYEMEGGWNGPIARGALEEHEDCLSERAVELGVRKYLREAQGNTEFSMVALATRPEE; encoded by the exons ATGGGTGCAGATCATCTTGGTTGCAGCAAGCAAACAAAACAAAAGTTAGTGGTGTCTCCTCTCCACACTGACAACAGAAGTCCTACCACCAACATGGCGACCACCTCTGCGAGACCCGGCGTGCACATCCGAGAAGATGGCAAGAAAGTCCTCATCCCACTGGAGAACAGCCCAGAGGTCTTCACTGATCTCATCCATCGACTTGGAATCTCACCTGAGCTGGGCTTCTACGACATCTACAGCATCGACGAGCCAGATCTCCTGGCGATGGTGCCACGTCCATGCCACGCA ATCATCTTCATCTCGCCTGCCGATGTGTGGCACCGCGTACGCGACACACACGATACCGGCTCCAAAGAGCTCACCTACGATGGCTCAGGCGGCGACGAGCCAGTAATCTGGTTCAAGCAAACCATCGGCAATGCCTGCGGGCTGTATTCCCTCATTCACGCCGTCGGTAACGGTAGCGCTCAGCAATTCGTCCAGCCTGGATCTCTCATCTCAAAGCTCTTGACCGAGGCTGAACCCTTGAAGCCTCTCCCGCGCGCAGATGTTCTGTACAACTCGGAGGAGCTCGAAAAGGCTCACATGGCTTCGGCCGTCAAGGGCGATTCGAAGGCCCCAGACGCTGCGGAGCGATGCGGCTACCACTTCATCACTTTCGTCAAAGGCAAGGACGGGCAGCTGTATGAGATGGAGGGCGGATGGAACGGTCCGATCGCGAGAGGTGCTCTCGAGGAGCATGAGGATTGTCTGAGTGAGCGGGCAGTCGAGTTGGGCGTGCGGAAGTACTTGCGCGAGGCACAGGGGAACACGGAGTTCTCCATGGTGGCTTTGGCGACGCGACCGGAAGAGTGA
- a CDS encoding 26S proteasome regulatory subunit 6A gives MSTLEDLDDMERDGKKEENNDGDKDKKQDQNGDADMKDADGEKEEDEKKEEEDLIDYEILNSSTRDIVARRRLLENDTRIMKSEFQRLSHEKQSMVDKIKDNVEKIDNNRQLPYLVGNVVEILDLDVEKEAAEEGANIDLDATRVGKSAVIKTSTRQTIFLPLIGLVDHEKLKPGDLIGVNKDSYLILDTLPAEYDSRVKAMEVDEKPTEKYTDVGGLDKQIEELVEAVVWPMKEAERFKKIGIKAPKGALMYGPPGTGKTLLARACAAQTEATFLKLAGPQLVQMFIGDGAKLVRDCFALAKEKAPSIIFIDELDAVGTKRFDSDKSGDREVQRTMLELLNQLDGFASDERIKVLAATNRVDVLDPALLRSGRLDRKIEFPLPNEEARAQILRIHSRKMTVDEGVNWPELARSTDEFGGAQLKAVCVEAGMIALRSGQSKISHEHYVDAISEVQAKKKDTVNFYA, from the exons ATGTCGACACTCGAGGATCTGGATGACATGGAGCGCGATGGCAAGAAGGAGGAGAACAACGACGGCGACAAGGACAAGAAGCAGGACCAGAACGGCGATGCGGACATGAAGGATGCCGATGGCGAGAAGGAGGAGGATGAGAAGAAGGAAGAGGAAGACCTCATCGACTACGAAATCCTCAACTCCTCCACACGCGACATCGTAGCTCGGCGGCGACTGCTTGAAAACGACACACGAATCATGAAGAGCGAGTTCCAGCGACTATCACACGAGAAGCAGAGTATGGTCGACAAGATCAAGGACAATGTCGAGAAGATCGACAACAACAGACAACTACCATATCTCGTTGGCAACGTGGTCGAGATATTAGATCTGGACGTCGAGAAGGAGGCGGCAGAAGAGGGCGCCAACATCGACCTCGATGCCACTCGCGTCGGCAAGTCCGCCGTCATCAAGACATCCACACGACAAACCATCTTCCTGCCACTCATCGGACTGGTCGACCACGAGAAGCTCAAACCTGGTGATCTCATCGGTGTGAACAAGGACTCCTACCTCATTCTGGATACATTACCCGCCGAGTACGACAGCAGAGTGAAGGCTATGGAAGTCGATGAGAAGCCGACGGAGAAGTACACGGACGTTGGTGGTCTGGACAAGCAGATTGAGGAGTTGGTTGAGGCCGTGGTGTGGCCGATGAAGGAGGCAGAGCGCTTCAAGAAGATTGGCATCAAGGCGCCAAAGG GCGCGCTGATGTACGGCCCTCCCGGTACTGGCAAGACCCTCCTCGCCCGAGCCTGCGCCGCACAAACCGAGGCCACCTTCCTCAAGCTCGCTGGACCACAGCTCGTGCAAATGTTTATTGGAGATGGCGCGAAATTGGTCCGCGACTGCTTCGCTCTTGCGAAAGAGAAGGCTCCTTCGATTATCTTCATCGACGAACTTGACGCCGTGGGCACAAAGCGTTTCGACAGCGACAAGTCTGGAGACCGAGAAGTCCAGCGCACCATGTTGGAGCTTCTCAATCAGCTCGACGGTTTCGCGTCAGACGAGCGTATCAAGGTGCTTGCTGCAACGAATCGTGTCGACGTGCTCGACCCTGCGCTGCTGCGATCTGGTCGTTTGGACAGGAAGATCGAGTTCCCACTGCCAAACGAGGAAGCAAGAGCACAGATTCTGCGGATCCACAGCAGAAAGATGACGGTCGATGAGGGCGTCAACTGGCCCGAGTTGGCACGGAGTACGGACGAGTTCGGCGGTGCACAACTGAAGGCTGTATGCGTGGAGGCAGGCATGATTGCTCTGCGAAGTGGGCAGAGCAAGATCAGTCACGAGCATTATGTTGATGCTATTTCCGAAGTGCAGGCCAAGAAGAAG GACACTGTCAACTTCTACGCATAA